One window from the genome of Spirochaetaceae bacterium encodes:
- a CDS encoding GTP-binding protein encodes MTNKLRNIGIMAHIDAGKTTTSERILFYSGKSHRLGNVDDGNTQLDWMEQEQERGITIQSAATTLTWQGYQINLVDTPGHVDFTAEVERSLRVLDGAVAVFCAVGGVQPQSETVWKQANKYKVPRLAYINKMDRIGANF; translated from the coding sequence ATGACAAACAAACTGCGTAACATTGGCATTATGGCCCACATCGATGCCGGCAAAACCACCACCAGCGAGCGTATCCTCTTTTACAGCGGCAAAAGCCACCGCTTGGGCAATGTGGACGATGGCAACACTCAGCTGGATTGGATGGAGCAAGAGCAAGAGCGCGGCATTACCATTCAAAGTGCGGCTACTACTTTAACGTGGCAGGGTTATCAAATTAACTTGGTAGACACGCCCGGCCATGTCGATTTTACTGCCGAAGTAGAGCGCAGTTTGCGTGTGCTTGATGGTGCGGTGGCCGTTTTTTGTGCCGTAGGCGGCGTACAGCCGCAAAGTGAAACGGTGTGGAAGCAGGCCAACAAATACAAGGTGCCGCGCCTAGCCTACATTAACAAAATGGACCGCATTGGCGCTAACTTTA